From Pseudomonas vanderleydeniana, the proteins below share one genomic window:
- a CDS encoding zinc-dependent alcohol dehydrogenase family protein produces MSRTIRFHKFGSAEVLKCEEHATSLPAPGEVQVRVEAIGISWYDVLWRQNLASSHARLPAGIGHEMAGVVTAVGDGVDDLAVGDKVASFPAQSPNDYPVYGEVIILPRSSLTRYPDVLTPVQASVHYTPLLIAYFAYVDLARVKPGQFALITDASHCAGPAFVQLGKALGVKVIAATKTAEERDCLLALGAEKVVVTEEQDLLMQINKYTDGRGVDMVFDGLGGPQMSMLGDVLAPRGSLVLYGLQGGNQTPFPACAAFQKNIQFFVHCIGNFTGKPELGIVQDQAAVQRALRDINQLTADRVLPPMEIRSFPFEAFVEAHRFMDACPCRGRVALQIENA; encoded by the coding sequence ATGTCCCGCACGATCCGTTTTCACAAGTTTGGTTCGGCCGAGGTGCTCAAGTGCGAAGAGCATGCGACGTCCTTGCCTGCACCGGGCGAAGTGCAGGTACGTGTCGAAGCGATTGGCATCAGCTGGTATGACGTGCTTTGGCGGCAGAACCTGGCGTCTTCCCATGCCCGCCTGCCGGCCGGTATCGGCCACGAGATGGCCGGCGTGGTCACCGCCGTCGGCGATGGCGTGGACGACTTGGCCGTGGGCGACAAGGTTGCCAGCTTCCCGGCCCAGAGCCCCAACGACTATCCCGTGTATGGCGAAGTGATCATCCTGCCGCGCTCGTCCCTGACGCGTTACCCGGATGTGCTGACGCCGGTCCAGGCCAGTGTCCACTACACGCCGCTGTTGATTGCCTATTTCGCGTATGTCGACCTGGCGCGCGTCAAGCCCGGGCAGTTCGCCCTGATCACCGACGCCAGCCACTGCGCCGGCCCGGCCTTCGTGCAACTGGGCAAGGCCCTGGGCGTGAAGGTGATCGCCGCGACCAAGACCGCCGAGGAGCGCGATTGCCTGCTGGCCCTGGGCGCCGAGAAGGTCGTGGTCACCGAGGAACAGGATCTGCTGATGCAGATCAACAAATACACCGATGGTCGGGGTGTCGACATGGTCTTCGACGGCCTGGGCGGGCCGCAGATGTCGATGCTCGGCGATGTGCTCGCGCCCCGGGGCAGCCTGGTGCTCTATGGCCTGCAGGGTGGCAACCAGACGCCATTCCCGGCTTGTGCGGCGTTCCAGAAGAACATCCAGTTCTTCGTGCACTGCATCGGCAACTTCACCGGCAAGCCGGAGCTGGGCATCGTCCAGGACCAGGCGGCGGTACAACGGGCACTGCGCGATATCAACCAGTTGACGGCCGATCGCGTGTTGCCGCCAATGGAGATTCGCTCATTTCCTTTCGAGGCGTTCGTCGAGGCTCATCGGTTCATGGATGCCTGTCCATGCCGCGGTCGCGTGGCCTTGCAGATCGAGAACGCCTGA
- a CDS encoding LysR family transcriptional regulator: protein MNRNDLRRVDLNLLIVFETLMHERSVTRAAEKLFLGQPAISAALSRLRNLFDDPLFVRTGRSMEPSARAEEIFALLSPALDSISTAVSRAAEFDPATSTQVFRIGLSDDVEFALLPQLLKRLRAEAPGIVLVVRRVNYLLIPAKLSSGEISIGVCYTADLPANAKRKVLRRSSPKLLRADTVPGPLSLDDFCARPHALVSFAGDLSGFIDTELEKLGRKRHVVLAVPQFNGLGTLISGTDIIATVPDYTADALTAAGGVRAEDPPLPVQSFELHMAWRGSQDNDPGERWLRSRIQMFCGDPDSLA, encoded by the coding sequence ATGAACCGTAACGACCTGCGTCGCGTCGATCTGAACCTGTTGATCGTGTTCGAAACCCTGATGCATGAGCGCAGCGTGACCCGGGCCGCGGAAAAGCTGTTTCTCGGCCAACCGGCGATCAGTGCGGCGCTGTCGCGCCTGCGTAATCTGTTCGATGACCCGCTGTTCGTGCGCACCGGGCGCAGCATGGAGCCTTCGGCACGCGCCGAAGAGATCTTTGCCCTGCTCTCGCCGGCGCTGGATTCGATTTCCACCGCCGTGAGTCGCGCGGCCGAGTTCGATCCGGCGACCAGCACCCAGGTGTTTCGTATCGGCCTGTCCGACGACGTCGAGTTCGCCCTGCTGCCACAATTGCTCAAGCGCCTTCGGGCCGAGGCACCCGGCATCGTGCTGGTGGTGCGCCGGGTCAACTACCTGCTGATCCCGGCCAAGCTCAGCTCCGGCGAGATTTCCATCGGCGTGTGCTACACCGCCGACCTGCCCGCCAACGCCAAGCGCAAGGTGCTGCGCCGCAGTTCGCCCAAGCTGCTGCGGGCCGACACCGTGCCAGGCCCGCTGAGTCTGGATGACTTCTGCGCCCGTCCCCATGCACTGGTGTCCTTTGCCGGCGACTTGAGCGGTTTCATCGACACGGAGTTGGAAAAACTTGGGCGCAAGCGCCACGTCGTGCTGGCGGTTCCCCAGTTCAACGGCCTGGGTACGCTGATCAGCGGCACCGATATCATCGCCACCGTACCCGACTACACCGCCGATGCCCTGACCGCCGCCGGCGGCGTACGGGCCGAGGACCCGCCACTGCCGGTGCAGAGTTTCGAACTGCACATGGCCTGGCGCGGCTCCCAGGACAACGATCCGGGCGAGCGCTGGTTGCGCTCGCGGATCCAGATGTTCTGCGGGGACCCCGATAGTCTGGCATGA
- a CDS encoding universal stress protein, whose translation MGQYRQLLVLLDELDPHSVALRRGLALAQASGASVHVLGVFKPGVQYLLRESRLEEIEITLQRARYQEQLKGLVERNRRSGVRLTADSVESSEQVVDYLAEVQPDMVIKESEEPSALARLFGTPTDCALMRGFQGIKHFVPARAVALPRRILVAVDTEPGESPEAQGLFNQALIRAAQALALQCNGQLHLLSAYSLAAVFAADMAVTQAWIEEMRDTLKAPFDALATAEGVPPECRHFEEGTPVQVIREQVAALDIDVVVMGVVQPRGLDKLLGDTTERIVGQPPCSVLAVSPRVIETWAPQP comes from the coding sequence ATGGGTCAGTATCGACAACTGCTGGTGTTGCTCGACGAGCTCGATCCGCATTCGGTTGCACTCCGTCGGGGCCTGGCCCTGGCGCAGGCCAGTGGCGCCAGTGTGCACGTACTGGGGGTATTCAAGCCTGGCGTGCAGTATCTGCTGCGCGAATCACGGCTGGAGGAGATAGAAATTACGCTTCAACGGGCGCGCTATCAGGAACAGCTCAAGGGGCTGGTCGAGCGAAACCGTCGCAGTGGCGTGCGCTTGACGGCCGACAGCGTCGAGAGCAGCGAGCAGGTCGTCGACTACCTCGCCGAGGTCCAACCTGACATGGTGATCAAGGAAAGCGAGGAGCCATCGGCCCTGGCGCGCCTGTTCGGCACGCCCACCGATTGCGCGCTGATGCGCGGGTTCCAGGGCATCAAGCATTTCGTACCCGCCCGGGCGGTCGCGCTGCCCCGGCGCATACTGGTCGCCGTGGACACCGAGCCAGGCGAATCGCCTGAGGCCCAGGGACTGTTCAACCAGGCGCTCATCAGGGCAGCCCAGGCGTTGGCCCTGCAATGCAATGGGCAACTGCACCTGCTGTCGGCCTACAGCCTGGCTGCGGTATTCGCTGCGGACATGGCGGTTACCCAGGCCTGGATCGAGGAAATGCGTGACACCCTCAAGGCTCCTTTCGATGCCTTGGCAACTGCCGAAGGCGTCCCGCCCGAATGTCGGCATTTCGAGGAAGGAACACCTGTCCAGGTGATTCGTGAGCAGGTCGCTGCGCTGGATATCGATGTAGTGGTCATGGGGGTTGTACAACCCCGGGGGCTGGACAAGTTGCTGGGCGACACCACTGAACGCATCGTCGGCCAGCCGCCCTGCAGCGTGCTGGCGGTATCACCCCGGGTGATTGAAACCTGGGCACCACAGCCATGA
- a CDS encoding universal stress protein translates to MTHPQRLLLVASPLMRRTSVYDRAAALAKAKGMALHIAAFDYLEGLATAGLVNEQALAVMREGYVQQHRDWLESQAVSMRRNGLTVTTEVVWVQHPLDEILVHLREQPFAMLIKEFEHEPWWMRAMFTSLDIQLLREARTPVHLVRKASQALPRKILAAVDLSRPEDQVEGLNDLIIGEALKLALQCNAQIDLLFAYDLGAMYQDLEGGDHAFLFESGLARTLHQAQSEAFQTLAERNGIAIEHRHMRVGDPAKVLALFMENNDIDVLVMGSYHHHGIGWFIGSTAERVLYRLNSSVLVISPEHSRG, encoded by the coding sequence ATGACTCATCCGCAAAGACTTCTTCTCGTGGCATCGCCGCTGATGCGCCGCACATCGGTCTATGATCGTGCTGCCGCGCTGGCCAAGGCCAAGGGCATGGCCCTGCACATCGCGGCCTTCGATTACCTGGAAGGGCTCGCCACGGCAGGCCTGGTCAACGAACAGGCCCTGGCGGTCATGCGCGAGGGGTATGTGCAGCAACACCGCGACTGGCTGGAAAGCCAGGCCGTGTCGATGCGACGTAACGGCCTGACGGTCACGACCGAGGTGGTGTGGGTGCAGCATCCGCTGGACGAGATCCTGGTGCACTTGCGCGAACAGCCGTTCGCCATGCTGATCAAGGAGTTCGAGCATGAGCCCTGGTGGATGCGCGCCATGTTCACCTCGCTCGACATTCAGTTGCTGCGTGAGGCCCGGACTCCCGTGCACCTGGTGCGAAAGGCCAGCCAGGCCCTGCCGCGCAAGATTCTGGCGGCCGTGGACCTGTCCCGGCCCGAAGACCAGGTCGAGGGGCTCAACGACCTGATCATCGGCGAGGCACTCAAGCTGGCACTGCAATGCAATGCCCAGATCGACCTGTTGTTCGCCTACGACCTGGGAGCCATGTACCAGGACCTGGAGGGTGGCGACCATGCGTTTCTGTTCGAATCCGGCCTGGCCCGAACGCTTCACCAGGCCCAGAGCGAGGCCTTTCAGACACTGGCCGAACGTAACGGGATCGCCATCGAGCATCGTCACATGCGGGTAGGGGATCCGGCCAAGGTGCTGGCGTTGTTCATGGAGAACAACGACATCGACGTACTGGTCATGGGCAGCTACCACCATCACGGTATCGGCTGGTTCATCGGCAGCACCGCCGAGCGGGTCCTGTATCGGTTGAACAGCAGCGTCCTGGTGATCTCGCCCGAGCATTCGCGGGGGTGA
- a CDS encoding helix-turn-helix domain-containing protein: MPGPLSVTLLDPPTAPCAAPPIHLKPLSNACQECRVNSLCLPTGLPVQDNSCLGALIGPRMRIRKGAALFNANDPLTTLYAVRCGSFKTSLNTAEGQGVVINFWMPGEVLGLDAIATERHVCDAIALEDSEVCPVPYQRLQTLAREFPFLQQSLNRLMSREIVREHQRVLMLCNLTAEERLANFLIGLSRRFVNRGYSAHGFMLRMSREDMASYLGLRLETVCRSVTRLRAQGIVNLRGRLVEILDMPALVALEQGDRERNDSLKST; the protein is encoded by the coding sequence ATGCCCGGACCGTTGAGCGTCACCCTGCTCGATCCCCCGACGGCGCCCTGCGCAGCGCCTCCCATTCACCTGAAACCCTTGTCGAACGCCTGCCAGGAGTGCCGCGTCAATAGCCTGTGCCTGCCAACGGGGCTGCCGGTGCAGGACAACAGTTGCCTGGGGGCGCTGATCGGACCGCGCATGCGCATCCGCAAAGGTGCCGCGCTGTTCAATGCCAACGATCCGCTGACCACTCTCTACGCCGTGCGCTGCGGCAGTTTCAAGACCAGCCTTAACACTGCGGAGGGCCAGGGAGTGGTGATCAATTTCTGGATGCCGGGCGAGGTGCTGGGACTCGACGCCATCGCCACCGAGCGACATGTGTGCGACGCCATCGCCCTCGAGGATAGCGAGGTCTGCCCTGTCCCCTATCAGCGGCTGCAAACCCTGGCTCGCGAGTTCCCGTTCCTGCAGCAAAGCCTGAATCGACTGATGAGCAGGGAAATCGTGCGCGAGCATCAGCGCGTGCTGATGCTCTGCAACCTCACCGCCGAGGAGCGCCTGGCCAACTTCCTTATCGGACTGTCCCGGCGCTTCGTCAACCGGGGATACTCTGCCCACGGTTTCATGTTGCGCATGTCTCGTGAGGACATGGCCTCGTACCTGGGACTGCGTCTTGAAACCGTCTGCCGGTCGGTCACCCGTTTGCGGGCGCAGGGCATCGTCAACCTGCGTGGGCGACTCGTGGAGATTCTCGACATGCCGGCGCTGGTGGCACTCGAACAGGGCGACCGCGAGCGCAACGACAGCCTGAAGAGCACATGA
- a CDS encoding MFS transporter translates to MTRSAISIEDVPINNFHQLMTVRAGGGWILDGYILSIIGVVIVQFSEYLKLDSFWQGLVAASAMLGTFCSGFLGGWLTDRIGRRRLFFVGPVLFIVGSVGSFWVESGVALFILRFLVGVGVGLEYPVAGSLLTEFLPQKHRGRRLAALTILWFAGAALAYMVGNFILARGGDDAWRWVLASSAVLGVLLFIVRLGTPESPRWLMSKGRLQEAEDIIKKVYGSSFSLANMPEQEVEQKVSLTDLMRSGYGKRMLFVAVFWSAAVVPMFAVYSFAPVVLQALNLKGEWASFGSVLITLLFVVGCIVATRLIDSLGRRPLIIHSFLWSTLALLGLGVFSTGSEVLVLVLFGAYALFIGGAQVLELVYPNELFPTEIRAFAVGMGSSMSRIGSAAGTWLVPISLQSIGIGNTMLIAALVSLVGLIVSVWLAPETRGMSLEMAASLER, encoded by the coding sequence GTGACTAGAAGTGCTATTTCCATCGAAGACGTACCGATCAACAACTTTCACCAGTTGATGACGGTTCGTGCGGGCGGTGGCTGGATTCTGGATGGTTACATCCTGAGCATCATCGGCGTGGTGATCGTCCAGTTTTCCGAATATCTGAAGCTTGACTCCTTCTGGCAGGGCCTGGTCGCCGCCTCGGCGATGCTGGGAACGTTCTGCAGCGGTTTCCTCGGTGGCTGGCTGACTGACAGGATCGGCCGGCGCCGCCTGTTCTTCGTCGGTCCTGTTCTTTTCATCGTGGGCTCGGTGGGGTCCTTCTGGGTCGAGTCGGGCGTGGCATTGTTCATCCTGAGGTTCCTCGTCGGTGTCGGCGTGGGGCTCGAATATCCCGTGGCGGGCTCGCTGCTGACCGAGTTCCTGCCGCAGAAACATCGTGGCCGTCGCCTGGCGGCACTGACCATCCTGTGGTTTGCCGGTGCTGCGCTGGCGTACATGGTCGGCAACTTCATCCTGGCTCGTGGCGGCGACGATGCCTGGCGCTGGGTGCTGGCCAGCTCCGCCGTGCTCGGTGTGCTGCTGTTCATCGTGCGCCTGGGGACGCCTGAGTCGCCACGCTGGCTCATGAGCAAGGGCCGTCTCCAGGAAGCCGAGGACATCATCAAAAAGGTCTACGGATCGTCCTTTTCCCTGGCCAACATGCCTGAACAGGAGGTGGAGCAAAAGGTCTCCCTGACCGACCTGATGCGCTCGGGGTATGGCAAGCGCATGCTGTTCGTCGCGGTGTTCTGGAGCGCGGCAGTGGTGCCGATGTTTGCCGTCTACTCGTTTGCCCCGGTCGTGCTGCAGGCGCTGAACCTCAAGGGTGAGTGGGCGTCCTTCGGCTCGGTGCTGATCACACTGCTGTTCGTGGTCGGCTGCATTGTCGCCACCCGGCTGATCGATTCCCTGGGGCGACGCCCGCTGATCATCCACAGTTTCCTGTGGTCGACCCTGGCCCTGCTGGGTCTGGGCGTGTTCTCCACGGGCTCCGAGGTGCTGGTCCTGGTGCTGTTCGGCGCCTATGCGCTGTTCATCGGCGGTGCGCAGGTGCTGGAGCTGGTATATCCCAATGAGCTGTTCCCCACGGAGATCCGCGCATTTGCGGTCGGCATGGGCTCATCCATGTCCCGCATCGGTTCTGCCGCTGGCACCTGGTTGGTACCGATCTCGCTGCAGAGCATCGGTATCGGCAACACCATGCTCATTGCCGCCCTGGTTTCGCTCGTTGGCCTGATCGTCTCGGTCTGGCTGGCACCGGAAACCCGCGGCATGAGCCTGGAAATGGCTGCATCGCTGGAACGCTGA